The proteins below come from a single Alligator mississippiensis isolate rAllMis1 chromosome 2, rAllMis1, whole genome shotgun sequence genomic window:
- the ERH gene encoding enhancer of rudimentary homolog isoform X1, with protein MSHTILLVQPTKRPEGRTYADYESVNECMEGVCKMYEEHLKRMNPNSPSITYDISQLFDFIDDLADLSCLVYRADTQTYQPYNKDWIKEKIYVLLRRQAQQASK; from the exons atg TCTCACACAATTCTGCTTGTTCAGCCTACCAAGAGGCCAGAAGGCAGAACATATGCTGATTATGAATCGGTGAACGAGTGCATGGAAG GGGTCTGTAAAATGTATGAAGAGCATCTGAAGAGAATGAATCCCAACAGCCCATCTATTACATATGACATCAGCCAATTGTTTGACTTCATTGATGATCTGGCAGACCTCAGCTGTCTTGT GTACCGCGCTGACACTCAGACATATCAACCCTACAATAAAGACTGGATTAAGGAGAAGATCTACGTCCTCCTCCGCAGGCAGGCCCAACAAGCCAGCAAATAA
- the ERH gene encoding enhancer of rudimentary homolog isoform X2, with the protein MSHTILLVQPTKRPEGRTYADYESVNECMEGVCKMYEEHLKRMNPNSPSITYDISQLFDFIDDLADLSCLVYRADTQTYQPYNKDWIKEKIYVLLRRQAQQASK; encoded by the exons ATG TCTCACACAATTCTGCTTGTTCAGCCTACCAAGAGGCCAGAAGGCAGAACATATGCTGATTATGAATCGGTGAACGAGTGCATGGAAG GGGTCTGTAAAATGTATGAAGAGCATCTGAAGAGAATGAATCCCAACAGCCCATCTATTACATATGACATCAGCCAATTGTTTGACTTCATTGATGATCTGGCAGACCTCAGCTGTCTTGT GTACCGCGCTGACACTCAGACATATCAACCCTACAATAAAGACTGGATTAAGGAGAAGATCTACGTCCTCCTCCGCAGGCAGGCCCAACAAGCCAGCAAATAA